Genomic segment of Caproiciproducens sp. NJN-50:
CCGAATGCGGAACATCAGGTCCGCGTTCACCGGCTTCGCGGCCTTCGCCCCGTTCAAATCGACGACGTGCAACCATTCGGCTCCGGCCTCCCGAAACGCGTGCGCCGTTTCCAGCGCGTCCTCGGCGACGCGGCGGGCCGTGCTGTAATCGCCCTGAAACAGGCGGACGCACTCCCCGTCCTTCAAATCAATTGCCGGCAAGAGTATCACAGCAGTTCCTCCAAATTATAAAGTTCCTTTTGTTGAAAGAGTGCCTTGCCCGGTAGGCGAAACCGCAAGGCGCATGGCATGCCCCGCCGCCTTGAAGAGAGCTTCCGTCTGGTGATGCGCGTTGGTCCCGTATTTTACCGAAGCATGGAGAGTGATCCCGGCGTTCATGGCAAACGCTCTCATGAATTCCTCCGTCAGACAGGAATCGTAATCGCCGATCCGGTCCTGGCGGAAGTCGGCGCCAAAGACAAGAAAGGGGCGCCCGCTGATATCGACGGCGGCAAATGCAAGCGCTTCGTCCATCGGAACATAGAAACTTCCGAAGCGCGCGATTCCGGACCGGTCCCCCAGCGCCCCGGCAAACGCCCTGCCCAGGACAATGCCCGTATCCTCCACCGTGTGATGCCCGTCCACATTCAGGTCGCCGGAAACCGCGATTTTTAAGCCGAAGCCTCCGTGTACCGCAAACGAATTCAGCATATGGTCAAAAAAGCCGATCCCCGTTGAAATTTCCACTTTCCCGCCATCCAGGTTCAACTGCACGGAGCAGTCGGTCTCTTTTGTCTTTCGGATCTGTTCGGAAGTCCTCACGGCGTGCGCCTCCCTTTTATAATACCGCTTCAAGCCGACGGATCAGTTCCATGTTTTCTTCCGGGGTGCCGGCGGTAATCCGAAGGTAATCCCCCATATACCGGACGACGATCCCCGCTTTCATCAGGCCCTCAAAAACACGCCTGCTTCCTGCGGCGCCGATCAGCGTGAAATTGGTCACGCTGTCATAGACATGGATTTGGCTTGGATGACGGGCCTCCAGAGATTTCAGCATGGTAAAAAGCTCTTTTTGCGATGCCTGGATTTCCGCAAGGCCGGAACGGATCCAGTCCCTTTCCCTCAGCACAACGGAACCGATTTTCTGTGAACACGCGTTGACATTGTAAGGGGATTTGACGGCGCGGATTGCTGCGGTCAGCGCCGGGTTCGCGACCGCGAAGCCCAGGCGGAGCGCGGCCATTCCGAACATCTTGGAGCAGGTCCGGAGAAGAATCAGATTATCGTACTGTTCCGCTTCGCGAATCAGGGACTGATCCCAGAAATCCATGTACGCCTCGTCCAGAACGACGAGCGCGTCGACACTGCCGACCAGCTTCCGCACCTCTTCCCTTGTGAGTCCCCGCCCGGTCGGATTGCAGGGATTCGAGAAGACCAAAGCCCTGACGCCGCTTCCCCGAACAGAAGCAATCAGCTCATCCGGATCGACGGAAAAGTCCGGATTTTTGGGGTATTCCAGACACTTTGCTTCATTCAGGTAGCCGTAAAAGCGGTACATGGAAAAGTCGGGGGAAAGCGTCATCACGGGATCGCCATTCATTATGAAAGCGCCGAGAATGACGGAAATCAGCTCGTCGGAACCGTTTCCGGCGGTGACGTTCGATCGATCCACGCCGTAGTAATCGGCAAAAGCGGCGCAGAGCTCCTCCGCATAAGGGTCGGGATACCGGTTGAACGCAGCGCTTGCCGCGGCATTTCTGATTTTTTCAAGGATTTCCTCCGTCGGACGCCGAAAGGATTCGTTCGCGTCCAGGCGGATCGGATACCGGCCGGTGACCGGCTCATAGGGCTTCAGGTCTCTGATTTTCGAGTTCAGACGATACGCCATCGGAATCCCTCACTTCAATTGAATTGGCGTGCGCGGTCAGGCCCTCCGTCCGGGCAAGCGTGATGATATCGCTTTTTGCCGAATTCAGAGCTTTTGGGGTATAGTACAGAAAACTTGACTTTTTTACAAAACTGTCCACGGAAAGCGGGGAACAAAACCGCGCGGTTCCGCTTGTGGGCAGCACGTGGTTTGGCCCCGCAAAATAGTCGCCGAGCGGTTCCGGGGAGTATTCGCCGAGGAAAACCGAACCCGCGTTGTCAATTCTTCCCAGGTATTCCATTGGCCTTTCAACACACAGTTCCAGATGCTCCGGGGCAAGCTCGTTGGCAAAGGCGACGGCGTCCTCCATGTTTTTACAAACTACAACGGCCCCGTAGTTTTCCAGGGATTTTTCGATCAGCTCCCGGCGGGAAAGCGCTTGAATCTGGCGGGAAATCTCCGCGACTGTTTTCTCCGCAACGCTTCGGGAGGTCGTCAGAAGAACCGCGGAAGCAAGGACGTCGTGCTCGGCCTGCGACATCAGGTCGGCGGCCAGAAAAACGGGATTCGCGGTTTCATCCGCCAGAATCAGGATCTCGCTCGGCCCGGCAACCATGTCGATCCCGACCGTGCCGTAAAGCTGTTTTTTGGCCGTCGCGACATAGATGTTTCCCGGTCCGACGATCTTATCGACCGTCGGAACCGTTTCGGTCCCGAACGCCAGCGCGGCTACCGCCTGCGCCCCGCCGATCTGAAAGATCCGGTCCACGCCCGCCGTATAGGCCGCCGCCAGGATGTTCGGATTCGGTTTTCCGTTTTTGCCCGGCGGCGTCGCCATCACGATCTCACCCACTCCGGCGATTTTCGCGGGGATCGCGTTCATCAGCACGGAGGAAGGATACGCCGCCGTGCCGCCCGGAACATAAATGCCGACGCGCCTGAGGCCGCGGACCCGCTGTCCCATCATCACGCCGTCCGGGCCGGTCGTAAACCAGCTCTGCTGCTTCTGCCGTTCGTGGAAATCCCTGATATTCGCCGAGGCGCGGTCAAGGGCAGCGAGGAAGGCGGGTTTGCAGCCCTGCGCGGCGGCCTTCATCTCTTCCCTGCCGAGTTTCAACGGTTCCGGGATCGAACCGTCGAACTTCATGGTATATTCGCGAACCGCCGCGTCGCCGCGCTCCCGGACCTCCGCAACGATCTCCGCGACGGTCTGTTCGATCTCCGGGCTTGACTTGCCCCCGCGCCGTTTCAGCTGAGCAATCAACTCCCTGCCGGCATCACCGTTTCCGTCCAGAATCTTCAGCATATTTTTTCCTCCCTTTCGCGGGAAGACGACCGGTGAATGAACTGTTCCATCCGGCCGGTCAGGGTCTCGATCTCCGTTTTCCTGAGTTTCATGCTCGCCGCGTTGACGATCAGCCGCGCGGAAACATCGCAGATGGTTTCGATCACCGCAAGCCCGTTTTCCCTCAGAGTCGTTCCCGTCTCGACAAGATCGACGATTGCGTCGGCAAGGCCGAGGAGCGGGGCCAGCTCGACGGACCCTTCGATCCTGATGATCCGGACGTCCATCGCCTTGCTCTCAAAATAATTCCGCGCGACCCGGGGATATTTCGTCGCGATGGTCTTGGCGGAATAC
This window contains:
- the hisB gene encoding imidazoleglycerol-phosphate dehydratase HisB yields the protein MRTSEQIRKTKETDCSVQLNLDGGKVEISTGIGFFDHMLNSFAVHGGFGLKIAVSGDLNVDGHHTVEDTGIVLGRAFAGALGDRSGIARFGSFYVPMDEALAFAAVDISGRPFLVFGADFRQDRIGDYDSCLTEEFMRAFAMNAGITLHASVKYGTNAHHQTEALFKAAGHAMRLAVSPTGQGTLSTKGTL
- the hisD gene encoding histidinol dehydrogenase, translating into MLKILDGNGDAGRELIAQLKRRGGKSSPEIEQTVAEIVAEVRERGDAAVREYTMKFDGSIPEPLKLGREEMKAAAQGCKPAFLAALDRASANIRDFHERQKQQSWFTTGPDGVMMGQRVRGLRRVGIYVPGGTAAYPSSVLMNAIPAKIAGVGEIVMATPPGKNGKPNPNILAAAYTAGVDRIFQIGGAQAVAALAFGTETVPTVDKIVGPGNIYVATAKKQLYGTVGIDMVAGPSEILILADETANPVFLAADLMSQAEHDVLASAVLLTTSRSVAEKTVAEISRQIQALSRRELIEKSLENYGAVVVCKNMEDAVAFANELAPEHLELCVERPMEYLGRIDNAGSVFLGEYSPEPLGDYFAGPNHVLPTSGTARFCSPLSVDSFVKKSSFLYYTPKALNSAKSDIITLARTEGLTAHANSIEVRDSDGVSSELENQRPEAL
- the hisC gene encoding histidinol-phosphate transaminase, with the translated sequence MAYRLNSKIRDLKPYEPVTGRYPIRLDANESFRRPTEEILEKIRNAAASAAFNRYPDPYAEELCAAFADYYGVDRSNVTAGNGSDELISVILGAFIMNGDPVMTLSPDFSMYRFYGYLNEAKCLEYPKNPDFSVDPDELIASVRGSGVRALVFSNPCNPTGRGLTREEVRKLVGSVDALVVLDEAYMDFWDQSLIREAEQYDNLILLRTCSKMFGMAALRLGFAVANPALTAAIRAVKSPYNVNACSQKIGSVVLRERDWIRSGLAEIQASQKELFTMLKSLEARHPSQIHVYDSVTNFTLIGAAGSRRVFEGLMKAGIVVRYMGDYLRITAGTPEENMELIRRLEAVL
- the hisG gene encoding ATP phosphoribosyltransferase, with product MKPLRIALTKGRLEDSTVGLLEKIGCDCSAVRNKGRKLILPVGDGMEVVLAKAADVITYVEYGVCDLGVVGKDTILEKGGSFYEVLDLGFGRCRFALAGPKNVDFFSGYSAKTIATKYPRVARNYFESKAMDVRIIRIEGSVELAPLLGLADAIVDLVETGTTLRENGLAVIETICDVSARLIVNAASMKLRKTEIETLTGRMEQFIHRSSSREREEKIC